The Brassica oleracea var. oleracea cultivar TO1000 chromosome C7, BOL, whole genome shotgun sequence sequence GTGTGGAAAACAATAAAGGTAAAGGGCAGAAAGAATTTGTCAAGAGATCGAGAATCAAAACTTCAAAACATTTATATTCGTTGACTCGAAGAGTTTTGGGTAGGATGCTGCTTAATTTTCTCATCGAAATAAATTTGAAATAATCGATTATAGAAACCATCAAATATTCAGCCGTACAACTATCCTAATTAATTATGGAAAGTCCCTCGTATGTGGAAAGATTTAAGGATGCCTTACAATTTAAGTTTTAGGGTTTTCTTCTTCTTCTTCTCTTCTTTTCACCAAGCTTCTCTTCAATGGCCAACACAAACCAACCCGTCCGGGTACACACTTCTTCTTGTCTCTCAATCACTCTGCGCCAATTTTTTCGGTTGCTTATGGCTCTCTGTGTAACTTTTTTAGCAGGCTTGCGTAATAAAAGTCGATTTAAAGTGTTGTTCCAGTTGCCTAAACAGAGTAAAGACAAAGCTACAGAGTCTCCCCGGTAATAAAAGAAAATGGATATAACATTTCAAACATAAGATGTTCTGTTTTTAAAACACTTTTTGTTTCCTACTGGATGGAACAGGTGTGACCGCAGCGGAGTATAACGTAAAAAAACGGCTCATGACAGTCACAGGCGATGTCGATCCTATGACTCTCGTTTATAAACTTACAAAACCGAACAGAAAAACAGAGCTTGTGTCTGTAAATTACATGCATGATGAAGATGAAGATGAAGATGAAGATGAAGATGAAGATGAAGACGAAGATGACACTTCTTCTTCTGATGACACTACTTCAAATCCTGATCCTAGAGCCATGGAACGTGCACCCCAAGTAAATACGAGGCCCACTATAAAGAAGAAGGAAGGGATGGTAAGAAAGTATCTTTTGTTAGGGTGTTTACGCAGCAAACCAAAGGTTGTTCAGCCTCTCCCATTGGCAAAGCGAATGTTCGGCTCAACAAGGTTTGGGAATGGTGGTTCTGATCATGGCGGCGGCGGCGGCTATGGCAATGGTTTAGTCAATGCTAGGCGACCTCCACCTCCGTTTGATGGACCAATGAATCTACAACAACAATATCATATGATGATGCAACCACGACTACTTCCACCACAATTTCAGATGAATGGAGCACCGCCAATGCATATGATCCAGCAGCAGTCAGGTCCACCACAAAATATACCATATCATTGGCAAATAGATCCACAATACAAAGCTATGTTTCCACAGCCACAGCCACAGCCACTGAAACCTGATCCGAAAATGTTGGTCAACAATGGTATACATTATTCCAACAAGTGACTTATAACCCACCAATGGCTGCTACTACTTGTTCGGTTGATTGTGTACTTAGAAGTTATTATTATACTAAGCAAACGAATGTGTTTTTTTAGTGGACCTGTTGTTCTTTTTTTTTTTTGCCGATTGCAGGCACGGAACATTGCCCAAAAGTCTTAGGCCAAACCTTGTAGCAAAAAGAATTTTTAATATTCAAGAATCTGTCAGATTCATAACCATCAACAAAATTCTGTATGTGTCTTTTTATTGCTAGTAGACTCTATAGCTCTAGTTTAGTTCCTCTCGGAGGATACTTTTGTTTGTAGTGCATAATTTTATTCCCCCTCATCCCCTTTGGTGGCTATTTTTTTTAAAAAAACCCGAAATGGAAGAATCTGCTTGAGAAGCTCTCTGCCTTAATCGTGGTCTGCAGCACGCGCCTCACGGCGTGCCTCGGCATCTGCGTGCTCAGGGCGTCGGCCTGTGGGCTCCCCATTCGACCCGTCTCGGCCGCTCCGCCCGGGCTCGCGCCCTAGGTTTTGCAGCGACCGCCGCGCCCTCCTACTCATCGAGGCCTCCACACCCATCATCCCGAGGTGGGAACCCGCTTACACAGTCATCATCAAGCTGTGGGGATTTCTCCTTTGTTGGTGTTCAATTGAAGCAAAAGGATTTATTACAGAGTTTAGTTCTTATCAAAGCTACAAACTAGAATAGAAACGGCGGTACTCGGCAGGACCAGTCGGTTTTCTGTTGAAATGTCACAGGATTTCCAAGCATATTCCTGTAATAATTATATATTTAACTAAAATGCAAACAATAAGTGTTGTTGAAATGTAAAAGATGAATCCAAAAGTAGAAGTAGTAGATAACACCATTACGGAAAAATAAGGAGGGAATAGGTACACCAATGGCTGTGCACTGCACAATGAGAGAAGAAAAGCAAAACACCTTTAAGAAGAGAGAGGTTCGTATATCGCACCTGAAGCGAACAAGAAGAAACAACAAATCAAACAAACTAACCGAGAAGGTTTCTCCAAGTCGATGCTTACTGCGGCACCATCGCAACCGGCATTGGTTGGTGTGACCTCATCGGTGATAGAAGAGTGTGTAAGAACTGGACAAGTAGTAGTGGTGGGCTATAAGTCAAACTTGTTGGAGTAATGTATCATTGTTAGATACCAATTCAAGCCGTGGAAGCTGAGATGAAGCGAGACCTGGACAATAGGCGACACGAGGAGGAGGTGGAGAAAGAGAGCTGAGGGAGAAGGAGAGAGAAAGAGATCGCGATCAGCCTCCGCTGAATATCTCCGGCGAGGAAGCGTGGAAGAGACGCGCCGCCATGAGTGGTGGCAGGAAGCAAAGATCCTCCTCTCCTCCGCCGGAAGCAAGGACAAGGGCTTGGGAAATCAGAGCAAGGGATCACCACCACGCCCTTGATGGCTAAGAAGACTGACCGTAGAGCTGGCGTGATTGTGAATGCTAGTGAGAAGAACATATCTTCCAGGTCAAAGAGTGTTAATCTCAGTGGAGAACCAGTTTTAGATCAATCACTAGAATTTCAAAAACCGTATCGAACAAAAAAAGCTCTCTAGGGCGAACTCAAGTGAAGACGCCGTCGCTAGAATCCTCGACGCCGGTGAGGCTTTTTGCCGCCGGCGTCGGATCCTCTGCTCCGTCAGCCACTCCTTATCGATCTCTGTTTCTTACATTGTTGTCTTCAGTCCTTGTGTCAGTGTTCTCGTCGTCTCCACCATCACCATCTCGCCGAACCTTCTCATCGCTACCGTCTTCCTTGTTACTCTCTTGGTCGCAACCGCCTCTCCGTCTCATATCCTCATCACCGCCCAACCTCTCAAGGCAAACAGAAGCACCAGATCTACTCACTTCGTGTGTGGTCTCGTTGGGTCGGCTCATATGCTCGTACTCACTGAGTCTCCACTCGATACACGGCCTAAACCTCCTCTGTTTCGCCCCTTTCCCTCGCCGGTCATAGTAAAGGTCGCAAGACAAGTCCCCTCTCCGCCGAAACGCCTCGTCTCTCCACCAACTCCAAATATCAAACCTTTGGACGAGAATCTTCACCGAGGGTTTCAATTCGACAGATCTTTTGATAGGAACAATCATATTGTTGT is a genomic window containing:
- the LOC106303162 gene encoding uncharacterized protein LOC106303162, with product MANTNQPVRACVIKVDLKCCSSCLNRVKTKLQSLPGVTAAEYNVKKRLMTVTGDVDPMTLVYKLTKPNRKTELVSDEDEDEDDTSSSDDTTSNPDPRAMERAPQVNTRPTIKKKEGMVRKYLLLGCLRSKPKVVQPLPLAKRMFGSTRFGNGGSDHGGGGGYGNGLVNARRPPPPFDGPMNLQQQYHMMMQPRLLPPQFQMNGAPPMHMIQQQSGPPQNIPYHWQIDPQYKAMFPQPQPQPLKPDPKMLVNNGIHYSNK